TTCCCGGCCGACGAATACGAAGCGATCGACTGGCAGTTGGAGTGCGACCAGTCGATGACGAAGACCCTCGGCATGCCCCAGAGAACCCGCGATCCATCACCTCGGATCACGCTGGTCTTCGCGCGCGGCGGGGAGTCTCCCGCCGCCGCGGACTACGAACTCCGCTGGCTCGGTGTCGCCCAGAACCCCAGGGGCGAGAAGGTCGCCCTGCGCGATGTCCGGATCAAGGTGGATCCGCTGCGCCGGAGCCCGGCTCGGATCAGGTTGGCCCAGCTGCGGTCGGTGCTCTCCAAAGACCACGCCGGGGCTCTCGCCACCGCGCTCACGGCCGAGGTGACCGCACTCCCCGACGAGCTCGGCGACAGTGTGATCACCGCATTACGCTCACTCCACCCCAGGCTCGCGTCGCTCCTCGACTTTCTGGAGACCATCGCCCAGCCTGATCTCCTCGACAGTGCACGCACAGAGGACCGTTCCTGGCAGGAGCAGTCCGACGCCACCCGCACGGGGCTCCAGATCGGCGGCTTCCCACCGTCCTTGCTCGCGGCCTGGCGTCGGCCGGCCGACCGCCACGCACCGTTCCTCGCCGGCATCGTCCGAGAGCCGACGGAACAGAGCCTGATCGAGCATGACGTGGCCCACTCACTGCCGGGCCCGCGGATCTTCGAGGTCTGGGAAGACCCTGACACCGGGGAGCTCGAATCCGACTTCCGCTGCGATATTCACGTGTTCGAGCACCGTGGACGCCGCATCGAAGTGGTCAACGTGAACGCGTCCGAGGTCGAGAACCGCACCGGCACCGACCTGATCTACTACCACGTCGCGACCCAGAGCCTCACCCTCGTTCAGTACAAACGTCTGCCGGCCCTCGAGCGCTGGGTGTACGCCAACAAGCAGCTCCTCGGCCAGCTCGACCGGCTCGAAGCCGTCGCGAACCTCAGCCGACAGCCGATCGCTGCCCATGAATGGCGCCTCAGCAACGACGCGTGCTTCCTCAAACTCGCGTACTGGCCGGAGGACCGCCGAGCAGACCCCAACGGCCCGGCGCCGGGCATGATCCTGCCCCTCTCCTACGTGCGGCTGCTCCTCCAGGACGACTGCACCCTCGGGCCGGGAGACGGCAGGCGCCTCGGCTACGGGTACGCCGACCGTCACCTGGTGCACACCCAGTTCATCGAGCTGGTCAAGCACGGGCTCACTGGGACGGTGGGCACCACCCGCGACGAGGTGATCGCCCTTGCCAAGCAACGGGCTCGCGAGGGCAACTCCGTCGCGATCGCCGCCGAGCTCGCATACGGGGAGCCCGGACAGGTCGTCCGCGAGCGCCAGCAGCGTGCCCGCTCCCGAGGGCCGGAGAAGAAGCCGAAGCCCAAGCGCCCGACCGTTCCATCGGGCCAGATGTCCTTCGACGACGGTGATGAGGACACGTCCTCCTACGAGTGGCCGTCGTAAGTGAACGAGCACGCGGTCCTTCCGCTGTTCACGGGCAGGAGCCGCACCTGTCCCGCCGGCACCTTCAACGGCTTGTCGGCCGCCGCATTCCACAACGCGACCGTCCCGTCCGCCTCTCCGAAGGAGAGGTAGGGGTGCTCGGGGCGGAGCGTTCCGCCCTGCGTGTTCAGCTCGGCGGCCGGAACCGTCGGTTCGACGCAGGTCCACTCCGGCTCGACCCCGAAGTACGACGGCGCCGGGCCTTTGCTCTCCGCTGCCGACTTCACCGCCGTGGCCGCGTTCCCCGCAGAATCCAACGCCAAGCCGGCGCAGATGGCGGCCACCGCGACCTGGGCCAGGACGTAGAGGGGTATGCCGAGCCGCTCGACCGGACTCACGATCGGCACGTGCAGGTGCTTCGCGATCCCCCACGCCGCCGGTACGCACAGAGCGACACTCAGCAGGCTCAGCAGCTTGGCCGCGGAGGTGGCCTGCCAGATGCCCGGCACGTCCAGGTCGTCCACCGTCAGGTCGAGCTCGTCGGCGTACATGGCATGCAGCACCGACCCTGACGTGACCGCGAACGAGACGACAGCCCCGAATGCCAACGGGGCGCCCCACGTGAGCCACTCACCCCAGCTCCACTGCCGGACCAGTAGCCACAGCCCGAGGACAGAGGCCGTTACGGCCAGCACCTGGAGGACCTGGACCGGGGTCAACGGCTTGCCGTCGGGCGCGGTCAGGCCCAGCCCTGAGGAGAGGAAAACGGCGGCGGCCACCACGGCTACGAAGAGGCTGTGCCACCGCCCTCCCTGCGCGAACACCCCGAACGCAACGCGCATGGCCCCGCCGAAGCAAGCCACGGCGGCCAGGGACCAGAACCAGGTGCGTGCCCCACTGTGATGGCGGGCGAACACCGCGCAGAGGACCATCACGACCAGCCAGCCGAAGAACCGGTACATCCGTCGGCGCATGTCCTCCTCCCTGCGCGGCACGATGTGGCTGCGCTCCCGCCCGTACAGCGCCCGTACGTCGGTGGCCGGCCCGGCCGCGGTCCCACCGGGCATCGGCATCCGTGACAGCCTCCGCGCCTCGGAGGCGGTGCCGGTCACGACGTGCCCGGTGTCGTGACGCCCGCGCCGCTCGGTGGACCGGGCCCGGGCGAGCGTCCAGCGTCGACGCAGCCGTTGCGCCACGGTCAAGGCCCCCGGATCCGGAGCGCGGGGTGGCCGGTGCCCGACCGTGTGGAGCCTCCACTCAGTCAGCTGCTCGCGGTCCTGGTCGACCAGGTCGCAGCGCCTGGCGTACATCTCAAGGCGGGCCCTGCGGGCGAGCCACTGCACCCGCCAGGCGGCGGCCCGCTCGGTACGCCGGTTGCGGGTCCCGAAGAGGCGCACCTCGACGGCGTACAACCGCGAAGCAGGATCCGCCCGTAGAACACCGGCCGACACGTCCTCCCCACGAGCGAACCAGCTGACGACCGGCCATCCCTGCTCCTCGAACTCCCGCTCCGCCTGGTCCCAGTCCCGCTGCTCACCCCTCACCTCGACCAGGACCAGCACCCTCTGGTCGTACCGCACCCGTCTCATCTGCCCACCCCGCCTCATCACACCGCACCGCACAGAAGTACGTGTCTCCCCAGGCCCGATATTCGCTACTCCACCGGAACCGTTTGCTGCAAACTTGAATGCTCCAGGTATCCGCCCCCGAGGAGCAGCCCCGTTGGCCAAGACCAGGAAGCGTCCCGGTCATGTACCGCGGCCCCGCCACCCGGTGGCCCCGCGCACCCCCGCAACCCGCTGGCGCGTGGGATATCTCTTCGTCCACGGGGTGGGCCATCAGAAGCCGGGCGACGCCCTCCAGTGGGGCAGGAACGTTATCGGAACACTCCAGGACGTTCACGGGGCACAGGCCGTCGCCTGGCGGGATCAACCGCTCTCGGAGACCCGTGCGGACCGGGAGACACGCCACGCCGAGGTCGTGCTCGACATCGGCGGAGCACGACGAACTGTGCTCTTCGCCGAGGCCTTGTGGTCCAGACGCTTCGCCGAACTGGGAAGGCCCTCCGCCTGGCGGACCCTCGTCTTCGTCCTGTCCGGTCTTCCGCTTCTCCTCTGGATCATCGGGCCGGACCATCGGGACCTTCGAGCGCTTGCACCTGCCCGCGGCCCTGCCCGCTGGTTCGCCCTCCATCCGGAGACGTACGCATTGGGCCGGCTCCTCTGGCGCCTTGCGACGCTGGCAGTACTGACCTTGGCCCTTGGATACGGTGTCGCACTCGCGCTCGCCGGATCGACTACCGCCCTCGTGGGGTCGGCGGTCGTGCTGGCCGGCCTGGCCTGGCTGGCCCGCTCTCGGATGAACCTCCTCTGGCACGTACGCGTCGCCGCTCTCGACGAGGAGCGTACGCAGGCCCTGCTGTCGCACCTCCACCGGAAGCTGCACTGGATGGAGGCGCAGTGCGACGAGGTGGTGGTGGTCGCGCACTCTCAGGGCGGGTACCTCATGCACCGCGTCCTGTCGCCCACCGCGAACCGGTCCCGTCCGAAGGTCCGGCGCTTCATCGGAGTCGGGTCCGGCCTCAAACCGATCGGCCTGCTCCGCTCGTTCGACCGCAGCGGCCTCACGACGCTCCTGTGGTCCGGCATCCTCGTGATGCCTGGATGGATCTGGGGTGTCTGGCCCTTGGTCGGGGAGCCGGTGGGCGGGTGTCTCCGGGCCCTGGTACGCGTGTGCTCTGCTGCGCTTCACACGTCTCTGGTGCCTGCCGCCGTCCTGTCCGATCCCGAAGGGTCCCGCCAGTGGTGGACGGCTGTCGCGCACGAATCTCTGCGGGCAGTAGCAGGCATCCCTGCTCCGCACCTGGACCTGGCCCACGGCGCCGCCGTCGCCGGATCGCTCAGTCTTGCCGTTCTCACCGGACGACTGATCCACGCGGCGCTCCTCGCCCGTCCGCCTTACTCCCTATCCCTCGACCACGACCGACGCCGCATCGAGTGGCGCGAGTACACCAGTCCCCACGACATGGTCGGGCGGATCCTGAGCCCCGGGGTGCCCGAGGATGTCGACCAGCCCTGGATCTCCGGCGCGGGGCATCCGCTCGGAGACCACGTCCTCTACTTTCACCCGACCGGCGTTCTGCCTCGGCGGCTGGCGGCGGATCTACTCGCGGATCTCGCTGTCGCCCAGGGAGACGAGTTCGCTCGGGCGGCGGACGAATGGAAGCGGGCTGCCGGAGGCTTCGACGCAGCCAAACGCCGGCAGGCCTCCCGCCGCCGCGCACTGCACGGCCTGATCCTGGGCACGGGTGCAGCCGCGGTCATCGCTCCCCTCGTGTTGGTGCAGGCATCAATCGTGCAGGCCCTCCTCCGCGCCTGGTTCCCGTTCGCCGTCTGGCTGCTGCTCCTGACCGTGCTCTTCACCGGGATCAGCCACCTCAACGCACGCCGCGCCGCACGCACCTTCACATCCCGCCTGACCGGAAAGCTGCAGCGCGCCGCCAAGGCTTGGCAGGTACGTATCGTCCCCACGGGAGCCCGAGCCGTTCCCGCGCTCGCCGCGGCGACCGGCGGCGTCATCGCCCTCTTCGGCTGTGCACGCTTCTCCCTGGCGTCCATCCGGCAGGGAGACGCAACCCTCTGGCCTGCCTGGCCCCTGCTGGTGTTCATCGCCGCCGGCCTGCTGCTCATCGCATGTGCCACAGCGGCCGGTTACCCCGTGCGCAAGCGGTGGTCGGTGCTGCTGGGGTTGATCCTGCTCCTCGCGGCATCCGGTCCCCCGGCCCCCCAGGCGTACGGACTCCCCTGGGAGCTACGCCCGGAGATGACGCTGGTCGGCTGTCTTGCCGTCTGCCTGCTGAGCACGCTCGCAGGCACCGCTTGGGCTCAGCTCAAAGCCGTCGATCTTGTGGAGCTCACCGACCGGCCGGATGCCGTCGGGCAGAATCGGACGGGCTGAGAGCCAGAACGGTCGGGCGAGGGAACGGGACGCGAGGACACATGTCGTTTGAGGACAGCGGTGCCAATCGAGCAGCAGGCGCGAAGGACCAGCTGTCGTTGTACGGACGCTACCTGGATGATCCGTCAGGTGAGGACAGCGGCGGCTTCCTCGTCGAGGTCGGCGCCGACGGGCGGAGCACGGACGTCGAGCTCGAGCTCCCCGATACGGAGCCCGAGAGCGAATCGGACCACATCAACGCTCCCTACGATCCGTCCAAGATCGAGATCCAGACCAGCAATCCCACGATCAACCTTCTGATGTCCCGGCTGATCAACGGCATGATCGACCTCGCCCCGGACTTTCAGAGGAAGGCCGGCATCTGGTCGGACGAGCAGCAGAGCCGACTGATCGAGTCCCTCCTGCTCCGCATTCCGATCCCGTCCTTCTACGCGGCGGAGCTCGACGACAGTTCCTGGGCTCAGGACAGCTCCTGGGCCATCGTCGACGGCATCCAGCGCCTGACGGCCATCGCCCGGTTCATCGCACCCGACGCCCTGGCACAGGTGGCGGGCATCGATGCGGGACCCCTGCCGCTACGCGGGCTGGAGTACCTGCGTGACGATTTCGAGGGCAAGGGTTACACCGATCTCTCCGGCCGCCTGCAGATCCGGCTCAACGAGACGCAGGTCGTCGTTCACGTCATCCGCCCGGGGACTCCGGAAGAGGTCAAGTTCAACATCTTCGCCAGGATCAACACCGGCGGACTGCCTCTCACCCGACAGGAGATCCGTCACGCTCTCGTTCCCGGGCCGGCCCGTGAACTGCTGTCCTCGCTGGCGGATTCGGCAGAGTTCCGGTCGGCGACCAGCAACGGCGTGTACAGCGAGCGCATGGCCGACCGGGAGATGGTCCTGCGCTTCCTCGCCTTCCTCATCTCACCGCCCGACACCTTCAGGGCGCAGGACTTCGACCAGTTCCTGGCGCTCACCATGCGCCAGATCAACCGTCTGCCGGCCGAAGAACGCCAAGCGCATGCCCATGACTTCAAGCGCGCCATGGTGACGGCTGAGCGGATCTTCGACGGCCACGCCTTCCGCAAGCTGTATCCGGGGCAGGTCCGTCGATCTCCGGTCAACAAGGCCATTTTTGAGTCAGTGTCGGTCAACCTCGCCCGCCTCCCGGACCAAGATCATTCGACGCTGGTAGCGTCACGCCAACAGGTGGTCGAGGGCTTCCAGCAGCTCATGGCCAACCGGGACTTCGAGCGTGCTGTGTCCGTCGGAACGGGTGACCGGGCCAAGGTGGTCACCCGGTTCGCCCAGGTCCGTGACCTCTTCCGTACCGTGCTGGAGAGCAACGGGGGCACTGCGCAGTGATCGAGCAACTGTCGCTGACCAACTTCAAGGCGTTCCGGTCCGCGGACATCAGGCTGGCCCCGGTCACTCTGCTCACCGGCCTCAATTCCTCGGGCAAGAGCACGGTCCTCCAGTCCTTGGCGTTGCTGCGCCAGTCCTACGACTCCGGCACGCTCATGCACACCGACGGAGACTCCAAGAGCCTCGGGGGTTTCCTCCTCGACGGCGAGCTGGTGGAACTGGGCACCGGGCAGGACCTCCTGCACGAGGACTTCATCCAGGTCGAGTCGGAACCCGACCCGCTGATCGCGGTCGGGTTCCGCGCCGAGGGACAGATCTTCGCGTGGTCCGCCCGGTACTCGCCGGAACAGGACGTACTTCCCCTCCGGCAGACGGTGCCGTCCGGAGAAGGGGATCGGGAACGATGGGGTGATCTGCCCCTGTTCTCCCGTCGATTCCAGTACCTGAAGGCCGATCGGATCGTCCCGGCCACCACCTACCCGAGATCCCATCACCAGGCGATCGGTCGCGGCTTCCTCGGCGCGCGCGGCGAGCACACCGCCAACTTCCTCAGGCACCATGCCGAGGATGTCGTCCCCGAGGGTCCGCTGCGCCATCCGAAGGCTGCCGGACACAGGATGCTGGATCAGGTGGTCGCCTGGATGCAGGAGCTCTGCCCCGGTGTGAACCTGGAGGCCGACGAGATCCCAGGAGTGGACTCGGTTCGCCTCAGCTACGGGTTCGGCGGAACGACCGGGCTGAACTCCACCCGCCGCCGGCGTCCCACGAATGTCGGCTTCGGTCTGACCTACGCGCTTCCCATCGTCGTGGCGTGCATGGCCGCGACCACCGGCAGCCTCATCCTCCTGGAGAATCCGGAGGCCCATCTGCACCCGCGTGGCCAGTCCCGTATGGCCATGCTCATCGCGACCGCGGCGGCCGCGGGGGCTCAGGTGATCGTCGAGACGCACAGCGACCATGTGCTGGACGGGACCCGGCTCGCGGTCAAGCAGGGACGGCTGGCGGCCTCGGACACCGCGATCCACTACTTCCGCGGCAACGGTGCCGGCGTACAGATCG
Above is a genomic segment from Streptomyces sp. NBC_01233 containing:
- a CDS encoding NnrS multi-domain protein encodes the protein MRRVRYDQRVLVLVEVRGEQRDWDQAEREFEEQGWPVVSWFARGEDVSAGVLRADPASRLYAVEVRLFGTRNRRTERAAAWRVQWLARRARLEMYARRCDLVDQDREQLTEWRLHTVGHRPPRAPDPGALTVAQRLRRRWTLARARSTERRGRHDTGHVVTGTASEARRLSRMPMPGGTAAGPATDVRALYGRERSHIVPRREEDMRRRMYRFFGWLVVMVLCAVFARHHSGARTWFWSLAAVACFGGAMRVAFGVFAQGGRWHSLFVAVVAAAVFLSSGLGLTAPDGKPLTPVQVLQVLAVTASVLGLWLLVRQWSWGEWLTWGAPLAFGAVVSFAVTSGSVLHAMYADELDLTVDDLDVPGIWQATSAAKLLSLLSVALCVPAAWGIAKHLHVPIVSPVERLGIPLYVLAQVAVAAICAGLALDSAGNAATAVKSAAESKGPAPSYFGVEPEWTCVEPTVPAAELNTQGGTLRPEHPYLSFGEADGTVALWNAAADKPLKVPAGQVRLLPVNSGRTACSFTYDGHS
- a CDS encoding DUF262 domain-containing protein; the protein is MSFEDSGANRAAGAKDQLSLYGRYLDDPSGEDSGGFLVEVGADGRSTDVELELPDTEPESESDHINAPYDPSKIEIQTSNPTINLLMSRLINGMIDLAPDFQRKAGIWSDEQQSRLIESLLLRIPIPSFYAAELDDSSWAQDSSWAIVDGIQRLTAIARFIAPDALAQVAGIDAGPLPLRGLEYLRDDFEGKGYTDLSGRLQIRLNETQVVVHVIRPGTPEEVKFNIFARINTGGLPLTRQEIRHALVPGPARELLSSLADSAEFRSATSNGVYSERMADREMVLRFLAFLISPPDTFRAQDFDQFLALTMRQINRLPAEERQAHAHDFKRAMVTAERIFDGHAFRKLYPGQVRRSPVNKAIFESVSVNLARLPDQDHSTLVASRQQVVEGFQQLMANRDFERAVSVGTGDRAKVVTRFAQVRDLFRTVLESNGGTAQ
- a CDS encoding AAA family ATPase, coding for MIEQLSLTNFKAFRSADIRLAPVTLLTGLNSSGKSTVLQSLALLRQSYDSGTLMHTDGDSKSLGGFLLDGELVELGTGQDLLHEDFIQVESEPDPLIAVGFRAEGQIFAWSARYSPEQDVLPLRQTVPSGEGDRERWGDLPLFSRRFQYLKADRIVPATTYPRSHHQAIGRGFLGARGEHTANFLRHHAEDVVPEGPLRHPKAAGHRMLDQVVAWMQELCPGVNLEADEIPGVDSVRLSYGFGGTTGLNSTRRRRPTNVGFGLTYALPIVVACMAATTGSLILLENPEAHLHPRGQSRMAMLIATAAAAGAQVIVETHSDHVLDGTRLAVKQGRLAASDTAIHYFRGNGAGVQIVTPTIAEDGSLSEWPEGFFDESDHTLDQLLG